Proteins encoded within one genomic window of Brachybacterium sp. P6-10-X1:
- a CDS encoding polysaccharide deacetylase family protein has protein sequence MTTDARTLSAGEAWIQHEIRRTSFEHAFGGPIDTGGRAAVALRFDHGLANFARFVLPLVIERGLTVSQAHNPRNWELRENEGVTAEEMNDWIRAGHVEVWNHSASHRGISTPEDVHDEIVSSISEIEEQLPAAAGKVWGFNPPGIPGEDYAGFGKGTTPANWVTPSGLAILAHHAVASGHVSGTTQRLLDGRVRNGLAHVTLDARSVEETTRRIDAVVRKGRGLQLMLHPSRLGRDGKLSVEEFTAVLDHIVELRRQGSLVTLSPYQLLLADSSGEAVTARA, from the coding sequence ATGACGACGGACGCCAGAACGCTCTCCGCAGGCGAGGCCTGGATCCAGCACGAGATCCGACGGACCTCGTTCGAGCACGCCTTCGGTGGGCCGATCGACACCGGCGGTCGTGCGGCGGTCGCGCTCCGCTTCGACCATGGACTCGCGAACTTCGCGCGCTTCGTGCTTCCACTGGTCATCGAGCGCGGTCTCACCGTCTCCCAGGCCCACAATCCGAGGAATTGGGAGCTGCGGGAGAACGAGGGCGTCACGGCCGAGGAGATGAACGACTGGATCCGAGCGGGCCACGTCGAGGTGTGGAACCACTCGGCATCGCACCGCGGCATCTCGACACCCGAGGACGTCCACGACGAGATCGTCTCCTCCATCTCCGAGATCGAGGAGCAGCTGCCGGCCGCCGCAGGCAAGGTCTGGGGATTCAACCCACCCGGCATCCCGGGGGAGGACTACGCCGGGTTCGGGAAGGGGACCACCCCCGCGAACTGGGTGACTCCCTCAGGGCTCGCGATCCTTGCTCATCACGCGGTGGCCTCCGGCCACGTCTCCGGGACCACCCAGCGGCTGCTCGACGGACGGGTCCGGAACGGCCTCGCCCACGTGACGCTCGACGCGCGGTCGGTCGAGGAGACCACCAGAAGGATCGACGCCGTGGTGCGCAAGGGGCGTGGACTCCAGCTGATGCTGCATCCCTCGCGGCTGGGACGGGACGGGAAGCTGAGCGTCGAGGAATTCACCGCCGTGCTGGACCACATCGTAGAGCTCCGGCGCCAGGGGTCGTTGGTGACCCTGTCGCCGTATCAGCTGCTTCTGGCCGATTCGAGCGGCGAAGCCGTCACCGCTCGCGCGTGA
- a CDS encoding ABC transporter ATP-binding protein, which produces MAADSDATASSAGDGIEADDQRWQAPAESPVTVVADNVRMRYKVLRTDRTPRPGLRGKLQRKQMVSVAALRGVSFAARSGEFIGIIGRNGSGKSTLLRALAGLEAPSSGTILTTSRPVLLGVSAALIPELTGAQNVKLGALAMGLTPDQAEEIFETVVELSALGEAIDLPMKTYSSGMGSRLKFAISLAADPSILMIDEALATGDATFAERSKKAMDRLLEKAGTVFLVNHAAQTIENMCSRAVWMERGQVVLDGDAVEVARKYRWFAHNLAQGKEEKAAGLLRDALLEGEAQRRAEKLFPVAPEEPATTTGDGSADAPEFEPDPFTRVYDRTHLSPRKTFPATVLPDDLT; this is translated from the coding sequence ATGGCGGCGGACAGTGACGCGACCGCATCGTCGGCCGGCGACGGCATCGAGGCCGACGATCAGCGATGGCAGGCCCCTGCGGAGTCGCCGGTGACCGTCGTGGCCGACAACGTCCGGATGAGGTACAAGGTCCTTCGCACGGACCGGACGCCGCGCCCCGGGCTCCGGGGCAAGCTCCAGCGCAAGCAGATGGTGAGCGTCGCGGCCCTGCGTGGCGTCTCCTTCGCGGCCCGCTCGGGGGAGTTCATCGGCATCATCGGCCGCAACGGCTCCGGGAAGTCGACCCTGCTGCGCGCGCTGGCAGGGCTGGAAGCACCCAGTTCGGGCACGATCCTGACCACGTCCCGTCCCGTGCTCCTGGGCGTCAGCGCCGCCCTGATCCCCGAACTCACCGGTGCGCAGAACGTCAAGCTCGGCGCGCTGGCCATGGGACTGACCCCGGACCAGGCGGAGGAGATCTTCGAGACCGTGGTCGAGCTCTCCGCCCTGGGCGAGGCGATCGACCTCCCCATGAAGACGTACTCCTCGGGCATGGGGTCCCGGCTTAAGTTCGCCATCTCCCTGGCGGCGGACCCCTCGATCCTCATGATCGACGAGGCACTCGCGACCGGTGATGCCACCTTCGCGGAGCGGTCGAAGAAGGCGATGGATCGATTGCTCGAGAAGGCCGGCACCGTCTTCCTGGTCAACCATGCGGCGCAGACGATCGAGAACATGTGCTCCCGTGCGGTCTGGATGGAGCGCGGCCAGGTGGTGCTCGACGGCGACGCGGTCGAGGTCGCCCGCAAGTACCGCTGGTTCGCCCACAACCTGGCCCAGGGCAAGGAGGAGAAGGCCGCTGGACTGCTCCGCGACGCCCTCCTCGAAGGAGAAGCGCAGCGGCGGGCGGAGAAGCTCTTCCCCGTCGCCCCCGAGGAGCCGGCGACCACGACCGGCGACGGATCCGCCGACGCCCCGGAGTTCGAGCCGGACCCCTTCACCCGGGTCTACGACCGCACGCATCTCTCACCGCGGAAGACCTTCCCCGCCACGGTCCTCCCGGACGACCTGACCTGA
- a CDS encoding glycosyltransferase, which yields MRSKLRNATILGGTGAILVLVLKTIAAGLGSWIVAIIAGLLGIVLVVGLCLVVLKVVGHFSATNDRLATRAKNLETRSAALGDRTDALDDRMGVASDRLDDHTAQVSAHEERIAGHDERIEDGSNRLYGLSRGVDGIRADLVVAAQGFDGVGARLDQGEQVTGELQKEVRRLSSGQEAGKTRLEAIRKDLRTLRARVPAGFLDSVEADVKEVRLTTRTALRTSFESAIQLGRDPRTLLTKSQAARLFTDYLKREEFLQLRPLIEHYDVADTQSLTTLRALYRFYRAAGYWDLASTVVTKVHEKSQRENDANAVAKIQHEIELFTQPALVTAELADGTAYDPQGPILHMVGRVLPETQTGYTLRTQYTALAQARQGLPIAIVGQAGITERTVEEIEQYTYQGVDYYLLPGPQRNEMLIDEWLRTNMIGLAELVQRVRPSILHAQSDFFNALIVSVVGRKYGIPTVYESRGFWEESWLSRTVTANSWTQGAEMMFSIYGMPAAYELRKHAEEIARLLPDHVFTLAEVMRDHILESADGRIADDEVSIVPNAVEAANFPVQDADRELAAEIGLPEDAVVVGYISSIVEYEGIDTLIDGYHLAAAQSVAPMCLLLVGDGDYLDTLKAHVERKGIENVFFTGRVPHEDILRYYGLIDLFVVPRKESKVADLVTPLKPFEAFSTGRSVILSDVGALQEIADQSGAVETFRAGSADDLALKIAGLIADPARRRELGAKASRWVRNHRSWDRNVNEYYRIYKKLGYQGPENLTLESELVLDQRGINPGELLEQLAAADLPALKGWFTIQDIRQSPESVLETGWRFAKFEPVPVARIEDWAHYGNEHRSWGFHLHAWEFMDPLLRAYDETGDLDWLRAAVRIAIGWIEIHRVAEDEDDPMAWYDMSQSLRTPRLLALALRAARVAELHDDAVVLAEAVAWHLDELHQDRAFNPNNNHGFYTAVSQVHAAKYAWMFPDAGATGVEGRARLAQMAESQFAPDGVHLEHSPDYHRMLLNSFELAVNDGLIEDEEVKARVERAAHVLGWMIQPDGTLVQFGDSPETRIVKDDSQSIDPQTQYLLSDGASGERPTQELAAYGDGGYAFVRSPQPDGPGTLANSGYLAFSAAFHSRAHKHADDLNVVWYDRGQQILTDGGRFGYGDLLPPDSPLRREGFYYAAPERQYVEGTMAHNTLMMDGQNQDRRTRKPYGSGLGECLRTEDGVFDLSGRVHHADYIHRRRVVYTPGEELLIKDSVFAQSPETREGTLWFNVAGHFQLDSTSDDVVFVSTAGGRTVRLSITGPGTLVEPVRGQDDPMRGWRSRQDRSMEPTWSVGFTFPIDTRASVDTRLRLD from the coding sequence ATGAGGTCGAAACTGCGCAATGCGACCATCCTCGGAGGCACGGGGGCGATCCTCGTCCTCGTGCTGAAGACGATCGCGGCCGGACTGGGGTCGTGGATCGTGGCGATCATCGCGGGCCTGCTGGGCATCGTGCTCGTGGTCGGCCTGTGCCTGGTCGTCCTGAAGGTCGTCGGCCACTTCTCGGCCACCAACGATCGGCTGGCGACCCGCGCGAAGAATCTTGAGACCCGGTCCGCGGCACTGGGCGACCGCACGGATGCACTCGATGACCGGATGGGGGTCGCGTCCGATCGGCTCGATGACCACACCGCGCAGGTCAGCGCGCACGAGGAGCGGATCGCCGGTCATGACGAGCGGATCGAGGACGGTTCGAACCGGCTCTACGGCCTCTCGCGCGGTGTCGACGGGATCCGCGCCGACCTCGTGGTCGCTGCCCAGGGGTTCGACGGGGTGGGAGCCCGCCTCGATCAGGGCGAGCAGGTCACCGGCGAGCTCCAGAAGGAGGTCCGTCGTCTCAGCAGCGGTCAGGAAGCCGGGAAGACACGCCTCGAAGCGATCCGCAAGGATCTGAGGACTCTCCGGGCTCGCGTGCCGGCAGGATTCCTGGACTCCGTCGAGGCCGACGTGAAGGAGGTGCGCCTGACCACGAGGACGGCACTGCGCACGTCCTTCGAATCGGCGATCCAGCTCGGCCGCGATCCCCGGACGCTCCTGACGAAGAGCCAGGCCGCACGCCTCTTCACCGATTACCTCAAGCGCGAGGAGTTCCTTCAGCTCCGCCCGCTGATCGAGCACTACGACGTGGCCGACACGCAGAGCCTGACCACCCTGCGAGCGCTCTACCGGTTCTACCGCGCCGCCGGCTACTGGGACCTGGCCTCGACCGTCGTGACCAAGGTGCACGAGAAGTCGCAGCGGGAGAACGACGCCAACGCCGTGGCCAAGATCCAGCACGAGATCGAGCTCTTCACCCAGCCCGCACTGGTCACCGCAGAACTGGCGGACGGGACGGCGTACGACCCGCAGGGGCCGATCCTCCACATGGTCGGCCGGGTGCTCCCGGAGACGCAGACCGGATACACGCTGCGCACCCAGTACACGGCTCTCGCCCAGGCACGTCAGGGCCTCCCGATCGCGATCGTCGGACAGGCCGGGATCACCGAGCGCACGGTCGAGGAGATCGAGCAGTACACCTACCAGGGCGTCGACTACTACCTGCTGCCCGGCCCGCAGCGCAACGAGATGCTCATCGACGAATGGCTGCGGACGAACATGATCGGGCTCGCCGAGCTCGTCCAGCGGGTGCGCCCGAGCATCCTCCACGCGCAGTCGGACTTCTTCAACGCGCTGATCGTCAGCGTGGTCGGCAGGAAGTACGGCATTCCCACGGTCTACGAGTCCCGCGGGTTCTGGGAGGAGTCGTGGCTCTCGCGCACGGTCACCGCGAACAGCTGGACCCAGGGCGCCGAGATGATGTTCAGCATCTACGGCATGCCGGCGGCCTACGAGCTGCGCAAGCATGCGGAGGAGATCGCGCGTCTCCTGCCCGACCACGTCTTCACCCTCGCCGAGGTGATGCGTGACCACATCCTCGAGTCGGCGGACGGCCGCATCGCCGACGACGAGGTGTCGATCGTCCCCAACGCCGTCGAAGCCGCGAACTTCCCCGTCCAGGACGCGGACCGGGAGCTGGCGGCGGAGATCGGGCTGCCCGAGGACGCCGTCGTCGTCGGGTACATCTCCTCGATCGTGGAGTACGAGGGCATCGACACCCTCATCGACGGCTACCACCTCGCCGCGGCGCAGTCGGTCGCTCCGATGTGCCTGCTGCTCGTCGGCGACGGCGACTATCTGGACACCCTCAAGGCCCACGTCGAGCGGAAGGGGATCGAGAACGTCTTCTTCACGGGGCGGGTCCCGCACGAGGACATCCTGCGGTACTACGGGCTGATCGATCTGTTCGTGGTTCCGAGGAAGGAGTCGAAGGTCGCGGATCTGGTGACTCCCCTGAAGCCGTTCGAAGCCTTCTCCACGGGGCGCTCCGTGATCCTCTCCGACGTCGGCGCCCTCCAGGAGATCGCCGATCAGTCCGGTGCGGTCGAGACGTTCCGCGCCGGTTCCGCGGACGATCTGGCCCTGAAGATCGCTGGGCTGATCGCCGATCCCGCACGACGCCGGGAGCTCGGCGCGAAGGCTTCGCGCTGGGTCCGGAACCATCGATCCTGGGACAGGAACGTGAACGAGTACTACCGCATCTACAAGAAGCTGGGCTACCAGGGCCCGGAGAACCTCACCCTGGAATCCGAGCTGGTCCTCGACCAGCGCGGCATCAACCCGGGCGAGCTCCTCGAGCAGCTCGCCGCCGCCGACCTGCCCGCGCTCAAGGGATGGTTCACCATCCAGGACATCCGGCAGAGTCCGGAATCGGTCCTGGAGACCGGCTGGCGTTTCGCGAAGTTCGAGCCGGTCCCGGTCGCGCGCATCGAGGACTGGGCGCACTACGGCAACGAGCATCGGTCCTGGGGTTTCCATCTCCACGCCTGGGAGTTCATGGATCCGCTGCTGCGGGCGTACGACGAGACCGGCGACCTCGACTGGCTCCGTGCGGCGGTGCGCATCGCGATCGGCTGGATCGAGATCCACCGGGTCGCCGAGGACGAGGACGACCCGATGGCGTGGTACGACATGTCGCAGTCCCTACGCACCCCGCGACTGCTCGCCCTCGCCCTGCGCGCCGCGCGCGTCGCGGAGCTGCACGACGACGCGGTCGTCCTGGCCGAGGCGGTCGCCTGGCACCTGGACGAGCTGCACCAGGACCGCGCCTTCAACCCCAACAACAATCACGGCTTCTACACGGCGGTCTCCCAGGTCCACGCCGCCAAGTACGCGTGGATGTTCCCCGACGCGGGGGCGACCGGCGTCGAGGGGAGAGCCCGACTCGCCCAGATGGCCGAGTCGCAGTTCGCGCCGGACGGGGTCCACCTGGAGCACTCTCCCGATTACCACCGGATGCTGCTGAACTCCTTCGAGCTCGCGGTCAACGATGGTCTCATCGAGGACGAGGAGGTCAAGGCGCGCGTCGAGCGCGCGGCGCACGTGCTCGGGTGGATGATCCAGCCCGACGGCACGCTCGTCCAGTTCGGGGACTCCCCGGAGACCCGGATCGTCAAGGACGATTCGCAGTCGATCGACCCGCAGACGCAGTACCTTCTCTCCGACGGTGCCTCGGGGGAGCGACCCACCCAGGAGCTGGCGGCCTACGGCGACGGCGGGTACGCCTTCGTGCGGTCCCCGCAGCCGGACGGTCCCGGGACCTTGGCGAACAGCGGGTATCTCGCGTTCAGCGCCGCCTTCCACTCGCGGGCGCACAAGCACGCCGACGACCTCAACGTCGTGTGGTACGACAGGGGCCAGCAGATCCTCACCGATGGAGGTCGTTTCGGATACGGGGACCTGCTGCCGCCCGATTCCCCGCTGCGCCGTGAGGGCTTCTACTACGCAGCTCCCGAGCGGCAGTACGTCGAGGGCACGATGGCCCACAACACGTTGATGATGGACGGGCAGAACCAGGATCGCAGGACCCGCAAGCCCTACGGGAGCGGCCTGGGCGAGTGCCTCCGGACCGAGGACGGCGTGTTCGACCTCTCCGGCCGCGTCCACCACGCGGACTACATCCATCGTCGCCGGGTGGTCTACACGCCGGGGGAGGAGCTCCTGATCAAGGACTCCGTCTTCGCGCAGTCCCCGGAGACGCGCGAGGGAACCCTCTGGTTCAACGTGGCGGGCCATTTCCAGCTCGACTCCACCAGCGATGACGTCGTCTTCGTCTCGACGGCGGGAGGCAGGACCGTCCGGCTCTCGATCACCGGCCCGGGCACTCTGGTCGAACCGGTGCGCGGACAGGACGATCCGATGCGGGGATGGCGCTCCCGCCAGGACCGCTCCATGGAGCCGACCTGGTCGGTGGGCTTCACCTTCCCGATCGACACTCGCGCCTCCGTCGATACCCGCCTGCGCCTCGACTGA
- the wecB gene encoding non-hydrolyzing UDP-N-acetylglucosamine 2-epimerase: MTKNIMTIYGTRPEAIKVAPIIKAIEKADGLRNIIVVTGQHREMLDQVNTMFGIVPDHDLNIMSAGQSLNGIVAKVISGVDEILEKEQPDAVIVQGDTSTVMGAAVASFNRQIPVVHLEAGLRSGDINSPFPEEANRKLTSQIAALHLAPTSTSKANLTREDVSENDIVITGNSVIDTLLFATRNVDVTFDDPRLEELQQKRAAGSTGPILLVTAHRRENLGSAMEDIGTAVADLAAKYPALTIVFPIHKNPKVRSAIMPAVDRLDNVVLIEPLAYAQFTRALSLADIVLTDSGGVQEEAPSLGKPVLVMRENTERPEAVVAGTVKLIGTHRQRLVDEVSLLLDSPEAYSAMANAVNPYGDGDAARRTVEAIHWKFGADARPKDFSGHTA; this comes from the coding sequence ATGACCAAGAACATCATGACGATCTACGGAACGCGTCCTGAGGCGATCAAGGTCGCCCCGATCATCAAGGCGATCGAGAAGGCCGACGGCCTCCGGAACATCATCGTCGTCACGGGTCAGCACCGCGAGATGCTCGACCAGGTCAACACCATGTTCGGCATCGTTCCCGACCACGACCTGAACATCATGAGCGCCGGCCAGAGCCTGAACGGGATCGTCGCCAAGGTGATCTCCGGGGTCGACGAGATCCTGGAGAAGGAGCAGCCGGACGCCGTGATCGTCCAGGGCGACACCTCCACCGTGATGGGTGCGGCCGTCGCATCGTTCAACCGTCAGATCCCTGTCGTGCATCTCGAAGCCGGGCTGCGCTCGGGTGACATCAACTCGCCCTTCCCGGAGGAGGCGAACCGCAAGCTCACCAGCCAGATCGCCGCCCTGCACCTGGCACCGACCTCGACCAGCAAGGCGAATCTGACCCGCGAGGACGTCAGCGAGAACGACATCGTCATCACCGGCAACAGCGTCATCGACACGCTGCTCTTCGCCACCCGGAACGTGGACGTGACCTTCGACGACCCGCGGCTCGAGGAGCTGCAGCAGAAGCGGGCCGCCGGGAGCACCGGGCCGATCCTGCTGGTCACGGCGCACCGGCGGGAGAACCTCGGCTCGGCGATGGAGGACATCGGCACGGCCGTGGCGGACCTCGCTGCGAAGTACCCGGCGCTGACCATCGTGTTCCCGATCCACAAGAACCCGAAGGTCCGCTCCGCGATCATGCCCGCGGTGGACCGCCTGGACAACGTCGTGCTCATCGAGCCCTTGGCCTATGCGCAGTTCACGCGTGCGCTCAGCCTCGCCGACATCGTGCTCACGGACTCCGGTGGCGTGCAGGAAGAGGCCCCCAGCCTCGGCAAGCCCGTTCTCGTCATGCGTGAGAACACCGAGCGGCCGGAGGCCGTGGTCGCCGGTACCGTCAAGCTGATCGGCACCCACCGCCAACGCCTGGTCGACGAGGTATCGCTCCTGCTCGATTCCCCGGAGGCGTACTCCGCGATGGCGAATGCGGTGAACCCCTACGGCGACGGAGACGCAGCGCGCCGCACCGTGGAGGCGATCCACTGGAAGTTCGGCGCGGACGCGCGGCCGAAGGACTTCAGCGGGCACACGGCCTGA
- a CDS encoding ABC transporter permease — protein MADDAKSAQQVMSRLEARGLHAEGLSPVGVRPDLGEYLAQLWQRRHFIWADARHRVSTQNSRNHLGSVWLVLRPMLDAALYFVVFGLILNMSRGVDNFAAYVVIGILMFRSTMRSISQGTSTLQAGRPMIRAFSFPRASLPLSAELRDMLQMQYTIGVVLVMIMLIPPHELPRVSWLLIIPIYALQFILNLGINLFVARLGFLIPDVSQFMTVVGRFLMYGSGVIFPIERFLDNPTVNAVVQTNPIYQMIKMYRQVLMDGGMPSLESWLILGGWAFGFLLFGFLFFWRGEASYGGGQ, from the coding sequence ATGGCCGATGACGCCAAGTCCGCCCAGCAGGTCATGAGCCGGCTCGAGGCGCGAGGCCTCCACGCCGAAGGGCTCTCGCCCGTCGGCGTCCGTCCCGACCTCGGCGAGTACCTGGCGCAGCTGTGGCAGCGCCGACACTTCATCTGGGCCGACGCCCGCCACCGGGTGTCGACGCAGAACAGCCGGAACCATCTGGGCAGCGTGTGGCTCGTGCTGCGCCCGATGCTGGACGCCGCCCTGTACTTCGTCGTCTTCGGGCTGATCCTGAACATGTCCCGGGGCGTGGACAACTTCGCCGCGTACGTCGTGATCGGCATCCTCATGTTCCGCTCGACCATGCGCAGCATCAGCCAGGGCACCAGCACCTTGCAGGCAGGCAGGCCCATGATCCGGGCATTCTCCTTCCCCCGGGCGTCCCTGCCGCTCTCCGCGGAGCTGCGGGACATGCTGCAGATGCAGTACACGATCGGCGTCGTGCTGGTGATGATCATGCTGATCCCTCCCCACGAGCTGCCGCGGGTCAGCTGGCTGCTGATCATCCCCATCTATGCCCTCCAGTTCATCCTAAACCTGGGCATCAATCTCTTCGTCGCGCGCCTGGGGTTCCTGATCCCGGACGTCAGCCAGTTCATGACCGTCGTGGGGCGGTTCCTGATGTACGGATCCGGCGTGATCTTCCCGATCGAGCGATTCCTGGACAACCCGACGGTGAACGCCGTCGTGCAGACCAACCCGATCTACCAGATGATCAAGATGTACCGGCAGGTGCTCATGGACGGGGGGATGCCATCGCTGGAGTCCTGGCTGATCCTCGGCGGCTGGGCCTTCGGGTTCCTGCTCTTCGGCTTCCTCTTCTTCTGGCGGGGGGAGGCGAGCTATGGCGGCGGACAGTGA
- a CDS encoding glycosyltransferase family 4 protein, which produces MKILLAPSNVADQSTSIAAGLRGLGHDAQIWNYGPSPNGFRVDREFNPETAEDYFRVLEASIEESFDVYHFHTARSLFPARGGLPQMWDLPLLRALGKRIIVSFHGSDVRKASHHVDDDPWSFYRFADIPCDEEKIDTRLAIIRTYAQAMTVSSVLDQVYVPEATYLPKSLDLTAYPMTAPPNGRRPVVLHATRRRATKGTDIIEQELERLSRRFDVEVRILEGAGHDELLQEMAQADIVVEKLLGGDAGVLSLEAMALGKVAVARIRDEVLERHPSMPIANADPETFGEVMADLLASPGRRAELGEAGRAYVEGEHSAESTGRLLEEIYSFASPRPARPHPEWASDPSPRRLEKAYARIDALETTVARLRQRR; this is translated from the coding sequence ATGAAAATCCTTCTCGCGCCGAGCAACGTGGCCGACCAGTCGACGTCGATCGCGGCGGGCCTGCGGGGACTCGGTCACGACGCGCAGATCTGGAACTACGGGCCCAGCCCGAACGGCTTCCGCGTCGATCGCGAGTTCAATCCCGAGACGGCCGAGGACTACTTCCGCGTGCTGGAGGCCAGCATCGAGGAGTCCTTCGACGTCTACCACTTCCATACGGCGCGCTCCCTGTTCCCCGCGCGAGGTGGCCTCCCGCAGATGTGGGACCTCCCTCTGCTCCGGGCACTGGGCAAGCGGATCATCGTCTCCTTCCACGGGTCCGACGTCCGCAAGGCGAGCCACCACGTCGATGACGACCCCTGGAGCTTCTACCGCTTCGCCGACATCCCCTGCGACGAGGAGAAGATCGACACCCGGCTCGCGATCATCCGCACCTACGCCCAGGCGATGACGGTGTCCTCCGTCCTCGATCAGGTCTACGTCCCCGAGGCCACCTATCTGCCCAAGAGCCTCGACCTCACGGCCTACCCGATGACAGCGCCGCCGAACGGGCGCCGCCCGGTCGTCCTCCATGCCACACGACGGCGCGCCACCAAGGGCACCGACATCATCGAGCAGGAGCTGGAGCGCCTGAGCCGCCGGTTCGACGTGGAGGTGCGGATCCTCGAAGGGGCCGGGCACGACGAGCTGCTGCAGGAGATGGCCCAGGCGGACATCGTCGTCGAGAAGCTCCTCGGCGGAGACGCCGGTGTCCTCTCCCTGGAAGCGATGGCCCTCGGGAAAGTTGCGGTCGCCCGGATCCGGGACGAGGTCCTCGAGCGACATCCGTCGATGCCGATCGCGAACGCCGACCCCGAGACCTTCGGCGAGGTCATGGCGGACCTCCTGGCCTCGCCCGGACGTCGCGCCGAGCTCGGCGAAGCGGGGCGCGCCTACGTGGAAGGCGAGCATTCCGCCGAATCCACCGGCCGGCTCCTGGAGGAGATCTACTCCTTTGCATCGCCCCGGCCTGCGCGGCCGCATCCGGAGTGGGCGAGCGATCCGTCGCCGCGGCGCCTGGAGAAGGCTTACGCCCGCATCGATGCCTTGGAGACCACGGTCGCGAGGCTCCGACAGCGCCGCTGA